Part of the Zea mays cultivar B73 chromosome 4, Zm-B73-REFERENCE-NAM-5.0, whole genome shotgun sequence genome is shown below.
TTGCAGCAATGGTGTTTACAGTAGGTGATACAACATGAAAATATAGCCTTAAGCATGGCGTGAATTCACACCGCATCAGCATTATGCCAACCTTTTGTGCATGGAGGTATCTCCATAAACTCATCAAATTCCTTGACATGAATATCACAGCATTTCCACTGCAAGAACAGACCTAGGATTTAGTGATGGCGGGAATAGTTATTTACAGAAGCAGAAACTAACATATAACTTTGATAGATACATACCCCTCTCATCCTGTCATGGAAAACGGCAGGACCTGGATGGTAGTCACATGCAGAATCATGGTTATCCTTCTCCTTGTAGGATTTACCACATCCTTTATTTTTACATGTCCTCAGTTCATTTATATCGATCCTTTTCTTGGGTGGCGGAACAGAAGATTCCTCAGCAGGTTCCTTGTTTGTAACTTCCATAGCAGCTTGTTTTTGTGGCTTGGGCTGTGATCCTGAAAACTTACGAGTGCCAGCTCCATTTAACAAATTTTTAATATAGGTAGTGCTCTTTATCAAATTACTGTAACATGTGTGGCCAAACATATGTGCTAATACTTATAAATAGGAATCAATCAGTTTTCCAAAACAAGATCCCTGCAAACACAAACTCACCATGATCAGAGCAAAAGAAACCTTGACGACACCTTGCACACGCATCAACTCCCACACCCTGCTTAGAAGACTGGATTGGTGTTGCCTTTGTACGGTTAGTTGAAACAGCTTTTGTGATTGGTTTTTCGGTTGTATGCTTCCCTGTTGTGCATCTAAACCAAAATAGAGCATGTGATAAGTTACTTCTCGCTCTGCTGATATAAGAAGGTGCCTGAATGATATTGGTCTATAATGATAAAACACCATGATCAAAACCTGAACGTTGACCAGCTTGAAAACACTTATTTCATAACGAATAATTCTACAAAGATATCATTTTTTTAATATTTATTCACGAGTTAAATGCATCGGTGACCCCTAAACTTGTCTAGGTCATTAGACTTGTTTAAGTGAGGTACCACACATCCCTAAACTTATAAAAATGGTGCATTGCAGGTTCATTTCTGGACCATACCCACCAGTGTAGTGTGCCAATTAACAAGTTCAAGGACCTAGAAATGTATTTTTAAACTTCGTGACATTGCTTGTCAAGTTCAGGGGCCGCTGTTATGAATCCTGTTGTGGTATGCAGGACGGGGAGGCGTACACCACGAAGGGTGGGCTAGTAGGGTGGATTGAGTGGAGGAGCGCAGGGAATAGGGCACACAGCGTGGCAGCTGAGGAACACGATCACCAAGGGGCGTGAGGGTCGCCACCGTGATCAAGGAGCCGCCCACGCAGGTGCAACTTCTTTGATAAAAAACCCTATTACAATCTGAGGCACCCTTATAGCTCCGGGGCCTAACAACTCAGGAGATTATTAAGGAGATAAGCTCCAGGGAACAACTCAGGAGATTATCAAGTGTTGGAAACTGTACCCATACCCTAAACAGGGTTGGGAGTGATATTAATAGAGTAggtaactgggccaggcccattacactgGGGGTATGACGGTCATTACATGGGGAATaacacaaaccctagacgggtagtctaacacccccgcagtcacaactctatcctgtacagatgttgagactggatcgaaagtctaaaaagacactcgacggtaaccccttggtgaagatgtcggcgaactgaagcgtggtggggacgctgagaacacggacgtcaccggcagcgacacgctcgcggacgaagtgcaggtcgatctccacatgcttcgtgcgctgatgctgcacggggttggtggagaggtagaccacgctgacgttgtcgcagtagacgagggtggcgcgctggaggggactgtggagctcgtggaggagctggcgcagccaggaggcctcggccacgccgttggccacggcacagtactcggcctcagcgctggagcgagagacgacgggctgacgCTTAGCGGCCCAAGAGactaggttggcgcccaggaacacggcgtaaccggaggtggaccggcgcgtgtcgggacagccagcccagtcagcgtcggtgtagaccacgagctccgacgtcggggacgGTCGGAggaggaggccgtagtcgagggagccacgAAGGTAGCGCAGAATGCGCTTGAgcgcggtgagatggggctcccgcggagtgtgcatatgcaggcacacctgctggacggcatatgcgatgtcgggcctggagaaggtgaggtactggagtgcgccggtcaggctccggtaggacgtcgcgtcggcgaccggaggcccgtcgtcctcagagagctttgcctgagtgtcgacaggcgtggagcagggcttgcagtcagacatgccagcccgctccaggatgtcgatggcgtactggcgctggtggaggaagagaccctggggccgacgctcggcggtgatgccgaggaagtggtggaggggcctcaggtccttcatcgcgaactcccgctgaagggcgacgatcgtgcggtgtagaaggtcggcggtggatgccgtgagcacaatgtcgtcgacgtagagcaggaggtagacggtgtc
Proteins encoded:
- the LOC103653593 gene encoding cysteine and histidine-rich domain-containing protein RAR1, whose translation is MSRTEAAKSGTAAPVRCQRIGCDAVFSDDDNPEGSYQYHPSGPMFHDGMKEWSCCKQRSHDFSLFLQIPGCTTGKHTTEKPITKAVSTNRTKATPIQSSKQGVGVDACARCRQGFFCSDHGSQPKPQKQAAMEVTNKEPAEESSVPPPKKRIDINELRTCKNKGCGKSYKEKDNHDSACDYHPGPAVFHDRMRGWKCCDIHVKEFDEFMEIPPCTKGWHNADAV